From Cryptosporangium minutisporangium:
ATCGGCTCCGGCAAGGCCGCGGAGCTGCGCGAGGTCGTCCTGGCGACCGGCGCCGACACGGTGATCTGCGACGGCGAGCTCTCGCCGGCGCAGCTGACCGCGCTGGAGAAGGTCGTCAAGGTCAAGGTGATCGACCGGACCGCGTTGATCCTGGACATTTTCGCCCAGCACGCCCGGTCCCGCGAGGGCCGCGCGCAGGTGTCCCTGGCCCAGATGGAGTACATGCTTCCCCGGCTGCGTGGCTGGGGTCAGTCGATGTCCCGGCAGGCCGGTGGCGCCGGTGGTGGCGCCGGCGGCGGCGTGGGCACGCGCGGACCCGGTGAGACCAAGATCGAGACCGACCGGCGACGGATCCGTGAGCGGATGTCGAAGCTGCGCCGGGAGATCAAGGGCATGAAGCAGGCCCGCGACACCAAGCGCAGCCAGCGGCGACGCAACGCGGTGCCGAGCGTCGCGATCGCCGGGTACACCAACGCCGGCAAGTCCAGCCTGCTCAACCGGCTCACCGGCGCCGGTGTCCTGGTGGAGAACGCTCTGTTCGCCACGCTCGACCCGACGACCCGGCGGACCCAGGCCGCGGACGGCCGCGAGTACACGCTCTCGGACACCGTGGGCTTCGTCCGCCACCTCCCGCACCAGCTCGTCGAGGCGTTCCGCTCGACGTTGGAGGAGGTCGCCGACGCCGACCTGCTGCTGCACGTCGTCGACGGGTCGCACCCCGACCCGCTGTCCCAGGTGAACGCGGTGCGCGAGGTGCTCGCCGACATCGAGGCGGGCCAGGTGCCCGAGCTGCTCGTCGTCAACAAGGCCGACGCCGCGGACCCGGAGGCTCTGCTCCGGCTGCGTCAGGCGTTGCCGGGTGCGCTGGTCGTATCGGCGCACACGGGGGAGGGCATCGAGGAGCTGCGCGCGGCGGTCGAGGACCTGCTGCCCCGTCCGGCTCTGGAGCTCCGGGTCCGGCTGCCGTACGACCAGGGTGGCCTGGTCTCCCGGATTCACGCCGAGGGCGAGGTGCTCTCCAGCAAGCACACGACAGACGGCACGGAGTTGCACGTCCGGGTGCACCCGGGGCTGGCGTCGGCGCTCCAGCCGTACGCCGGTACCGCGCAGAGTGCTTGAGCGGTACCGATCCGGTAACAGACCGGGCGATGGGTGTCGATAGCGCTGAGTGATCAGCGTCCACACGCGGCGGGTCGATCCACTGGTCGGCCCGCCGTCGTCGTGCCTACTCCGGTTCGTCGTCTCCGCCGAAGGGACGAACAGGTGAACACCCGGTGACGTGCCTCTCGCCGTCGCGGCCGACGTCCTTCGCAACGCCGCCGACCAGGCGTCCACTCGTCTGCAAGACTGGGGGCGTGACACGGTGTCGACGGATCCTGGTGGCCCTCCTGCTCGGGGTGGGTTTCGCCCTGCTGCCGGGCGGTCAGGCCGCTCTCGCCGCGCCGCAGGCCGTCTGCACGGTGAACGACAACCGGTTGCCGGAGATCAGCGGCTTGGTGGCGGTCGACGACGGATACGCGGTCATCACGGACAGTGACGATACGGTCGAGCAGGTCTCGATCTACCTCCTCGACGCCAAGTGCGCGGTGACCGACACCCTGACCTCGGACGTCGACCCGTTCGACCCCGAAGATCTGGCCCGCACCTCGGACGGCGCGTACTGGGTAGCTGACATCGGTGACAGCGACTCCGCGCCGGAGCGCGAGACGATCGCCGTCCACCTGTTCCCCGCGTCCGGCACGCCGACGATCCAGCGGATGCGTTACCCGGACGGCGCGAAGAACGCCGAAGCTCTGCTGGTCCAGAACAACAACGTGCCGGTCGTGGTCACCAAGACGCCGACGGGTAGCGCCAAGGTCTACAAGGCGAGCCAACCGATCAGCGGCCCGTCGAAATCCGCGGAGCAGGCGGTCCCGCTGACGCTGGTCGGTACCGCCGCGCTGGGCGCGGGCGAGCTGGTCACTGGAGGGGCACTGTCCCCGGACGGCAAGCGGGTGGCGCTCCGTACGTACACCTCGATCTACGAGTGGGACGTCGCCGACGGTGACGCCGCGAAGGCGCTCACCTCCGGCAAGCCCCGGAAGACGCTGCTCACCGGTCAGCAGGGGCAGCAGGGCGAGGCCGTCACCTACGCGCCCGACGGCAAGTCGTTCCTCACGATCCCGGAGGGGACCAAGGCCAACCCGGCGTCGGCGCTGCAGCGCTGGGCGACCGCCAACCAGGCGCAGGCAACGCAGGCCGCCGGCGACACCGGGAGCGGCGCGGACACCGACTCCGACGGCGGGTTCCTGTCGAGCATCAGCTTCTCCCAGATCACCACTCTGGTCGCCGTGGTCGGCCTGATCGGGCTCGGGCTGCTGGTCGCCGGCATCGTCGGCATCGTGCGGTTCCGCAAGCGGGCCCAGGACCCGGCGATCGACGGCCCGCCGCGCGGCCCGCGCGTCGGGGCCGGTCCGCGAATCGGGAACGGGCCGGGAGGCCGGCCCGGTGAGCCGGACTTCGAGGAGCCGGTCCCGGCCGCGGAGACCATGCAGCTGCCCCGGGTGGCCGGCGCGGTGTACGGCGGACGACCGGACGGCGGACGCCCGGACGGGGCGCGTGGCGGGGCCGCGGTACCGCCATCCCCGCGCGGCGCGGCTCGGCCCGTCGGCGCTGGTCCGGACGGCGGTTTCCGCTCCGAGGGCCCGGGCGCGGGTGCGGCACCGGTCGCCGGTGCGGCCTCGGTGTCGGGGCCGGCTGCAGGCGCTGCATCGGTCACCGGTGCGGCGTCCGTTGCCGGAGCCGCGCCGGTATCCGGGCCGTCCGGGCGCGGCACCGTGTACGGCAGCAGTCCGTCCGGCGGGTCCGGCGGATTCGACCCCGAGACGACCGGCAGCGGCCGGGTCCGACGTCCGCAGGGACCGCCGCCGCCGGCTCGACCTGGGCCGGGCGATCCGACGACCACCGGGGGCGGCCGCGTACGCCGCGCCGCCGTGCCGCCACGTGGCGCCGTTGACCCCGAGACGACCGGCAGCGGCCGGGTCCGGGAGCCGGGTGGACCGCCGCGTCCGGCGGCCGGTGGGGGTAGCCGTGGCTCGGCTCGGCCGGGTGCGGCGCCACCGCCTCCGCCGGTCGACCGGTCGGCCCCGACCCGTGCCCGCCGGGCCGGCCCCCCGCCGATGCCTCCGGGCACGACGTACGGCGGGGGACGCGACGGCGACGGCCGCGGTGGCCGGGACGGGCGCGACACCGACGGACGAGGCTGGGACAGCCGCACGGGCGACAACCGCACCGGAGACGTCCGCGGTGGTCGTGGCGGCCGCGACCCGGACTGGGAGACCACCGGCAGTGGACGGGCCCGTCCGCCGGGCGGTGACCGGATGCGTCCGCCGCCTCCGCCCGGCGAGAGACCGGCGGGTGGCGGCGATCGAGGACGGCGAGACGGTGCCCGGCACGACGACGACGGGCGACCGCCACCCGGTGGACGGCGTCCGCCGCCACCTCCGGACCGCCCCCGCTACGACGGCTGACCCCGCTACGACGGCTGACCCCGTACTGCTTCCGAGACGTCGATGGCCGACCCCGTCCGTGGGGCCGGCCATCGACGTGCTGGGCTGCGTAGAGCGTGCTTGGGCTGCGCAGACGCGGCCCGGGCCGCTCAGAGCCGGCGAAGTACCGTGACCACCCGGCCGAGGATCGTCGCTTCGTCACCGGGGATCGGCTCGTAGGCGGCGTTGTGCGGCACCAGCCACACCTGACCGTCCCGCCGCCGCAGACGCTTGACGGTCGCTTCGCCGTCGAGCATTGCCGCGACGATGTCGCCGCTGTCGGCGTCGGGCTGCTGGCGGACGACCACCCAGTCGCCGTCGCAGATCGCCGCTTCGACCATCGAGTCACCGACGACGCGGAGCAGGAACAGGTTGCCGTCGCCGACGATCTCGCGGGGGAGCGGGAACACGTCCTCGACGGCCTGCTCGGCCAGGATCGGGCCACCGGCGGCGATGCGGCCCAGAACCGGGACGTTCACCGGAGCCGGGCGGCCGTCGCTGTCGGCCGGGGCCGTTCCACCGGCCGTCGAGCCGGGGCCACCGCCGATCTCGACAACCGTGTCGCGGCCGGCCGACGCAGCGCCGGGCGTGCGGATGTCGACCGCACGCGGACGGTTGGGGTCGCGCCGCAGCAGCCCTTTCTCCTGCAACGCCTGGAGCTGGTAGGCGACGCTCGACGGTGAGGTGAGACCGACCGCCTCGCCGATCTCCCGGACGCTGGGCGGGTATCCCCGCGTCTCGACCGAGTCGCGGATCACTTCGAGGATCCGCCGCTGGCGTGGGCTGAGCGGTGTCCCGGCGGTGGTGGTGCTGCGGCGTCCACGACGGCGCGGTGCGGCCGGAGCCGTGTCCGCGGAGGGGGTCGAGCCGGCAGTGGGGGCCACGCTTCCGACCGCGCCGCGCTCGGAGACAGCGTCGACGACACCGGTGCCGGAGACGGCCTCGACCTGGCCGGTGTCGGCGGTGCGGGCGGCGGGTTCGCCACCAGCTCCATCCGTCGAACTGCGGCCTTGTCGCGTCACGGTTTCCTCCTCGTCTGACGGCGCCGCCGCCGTCGCCTCGCCCGTTGACCGTAGCCACTGTGGACGAGGATTTCAAACAAACGTACGACGTCGGCGCGTCGGATAGCGGTCTATGGGGTCGGCCGGGTCGGCCGGATCCGTGGTCTGCGCGACCGAGGAGGTGTCGCGCTGCCGGATCCGAACATACGGTCGAACTAAAGGCTCGGCAAGCCTGGTATCGAACCTCGGAACATGGTAAAGATCGTACACGCGTTCGTTCGAACTCTCGTACGTGTTCGGCTTCCCCGGGGGTGCGTGTGGTCACGCTCAAGCTGGTGCCAACGCTGTCCGACGTCCCGAACCCGCCCGGCGAGGCCGCGGAGAGCGACCCGTTCGAACAGGCTCTCCGGGTCGGCGCCGGGCGCTCGCCCGTGCGGGCGGTGGTGTCCGGCGGGCGGGCGCGGCGTTCGCGTCGCAGCGCGCGGGCGGCGACGCCCTGCCCGTCTCCCGCGGGCGAAGGTGCGCCCCGGCTGCCGCGGCAACGATCCGGCCGTTGCCGTTCCGGCGCCGGGGTCGGCCTGTCGGAGATGGTCGCGGACGACACCGCGGCTTCCGGCCCGGTGCCCCGCGCGAGGGGGGGTGCGGGCGAGGGCGGGTTGCCCGAGCGTCGCCGGCCCGCTCCGTGCGGGACCCACTCCGGGCCACCGCCGCTGCGCTTGACGCGGCGAGGGCGGGCCCTGGTGCGCAGCGTCGTCCTGCTCGGCGTCGTCCTGATGGCGTTCGCCGTGTCGGTCTCCGCTCGGACCGACGGCGTGACGCCGGTGTCCTCGCGCAGCATGATCGTCACCGAGCGTGACACCCTCTGGACCATCGCCGACGAAATCGCGCCCGAGCGGCCGCGGAGCGCGACGATGGCCGACATCCGAGAACTCAACGACATGTCCGACTCCACCGTGCGGGTCGGCGAGCGTCTGCTCCTTCCGGCCTACTGACGCAGCCTGCGTCGCCATCGGTTTCCCCCGTCCGGCACCGGGAGCGCCGGACGGTAGGCTGGCGTCCCGGCGCGGGCGGTGGTCGCGCCGGATCGGAGAGTGGATGGACGCCGGAGAGCAGCAACGGGTGGCCGGCGACGTGCCCCGGCGACGGCTCCGGGTGGCGCTGGTCTACGTCGGTCAACCGGAGAGCGAGCTCCGGCCGGTGATGAGCCCGCCGATCGGTCCCCAGCTGCTGGGCACGCTGCTCCTCGAGCACGGTGCCGACGTCGAGCTGTTCGACTCCCGGCTGCAACCGGCCGACGTGCTGGTCGCCGCGGTCGACGACTTCGACCCCCACCTGGTCGGTTTCAGCTACCTCTCTCCCAATGCCGCCGAGGCGGTCGCGCTGGCCCGTGCGGTTCGGCAGCCGGGGCGCGTGGTGATCGCCGGTGGCGTGCACGCCAGCATCCACACCGAGGCCACGGTAGCGACGGGCGCGTTCGACTGCGTCGTCCGGCGCGAGGGTGAGTCGGCGATCCTCGATCTGTACGACCGCGTGGTTGCCGGGGAGACGCTGCCGCCGGTCGTCGAGGGCACCCCGTGGCCGGACATGGACGTGTTGCCGCCCTACGCCGATTTCGACTGCTACCGCGGCGTCTACGCGGACTCCGACGGCTACCGGCCGGTCTACCTCCAGCTCGGTCGCGGCTGCCCGATGCAGTGCACGTTCTGCGAGCTGCCGAATCGGGCGGTGTTCGAGCCGCCGCGCCGCCGCTTCCGCACGGTCGACCGGGTGATGGCCGAGCTGCACGAGTACGTCCGCCGCTGGGGCGTCGACTTCGTGACGATCGCCGACCCGATCGCCACCCTCAACCTTCCGCTGCTGACCGGCGTCGTCCGGCGGATGGACGCGGAGCTTCCGCACGTCGGATTGATGTTCAACGGGCACGTCAACCGCTTCAACCGGGCGCTCGCGGAGTGCCTGGGCGAAGCCCAGGCTGGTCGGGACCGGGAGGGGCAGCGGATCACGGTCTGGTTCGGGTTCGAGAGCGGATCCCAGCGTCTGCTGGACTTCATGCGCAAGCGCACGTCGGTCGCGGACGGCGTCGCGGTGGCGCAGCTCTGCCGTGAGCACGACGTCCAGGTGGGCGCGAACCTGTTGCTCGGGGTTCCCACCGAGACCGACGAGGACTACGCGGCTCACCACACGTTCATGGACGCCGTCGCGCCGACGTTCCCGAACCCGAACATCCTCAATCCGCTGCCCGGCACGGAGATGTACGACTATTGCGCGGCGCGGGGGCTGCTGCGGGATCCGGCCGACTACTCGATCTGGCGGGACGTCGACATCGCCGAACGGGGCGCGGGCCCGGTGCTCGGCATCGACTACGACCGGGTGCTGGCGACCTACCGGCACTACCGCGACGAGCCCGCTCCGGACACCGAGGGACGCTACCAGTCGTGGGCCGCGGCCGAGTGAACCACTACCGGTTGTGGATAACGCCGCTCCCGTTCGCACGCTGTGTCGCCAGTGGCGAACAGCCTGTAGAAGTTGCCGGTGTTTCGTCCGAGATCCGGGATTTCTCCGGCGGGTCGGCTTGCGGTCGTGGGACCACAGGCCTACTGTCGCCACTAGATCTAGTGCTTACGAGCGTGTAACTCACCTACAGGTTGGGTCGAAGTCCTCCCGGAGGGCTCCCGATCCTTCCATGGTGCGTACCCGTTCGGACACCGGATGGACGACGGTCAGAGTTGCCGGAAGGGGAGACGCCGTGAAGTGCCCGTACTGCCGGCACCCCGACTCGCGGGTGGTTGACTCCCGTGAAGCCGAGGACGGTCAGGTCACCCGGCGGCGGCGTTCCTGCACCCGGTGCTCCCGGCGCTTCACCACGGTGGAAGAGCCGGTGCTGGCTGTCGTCAAGCGCAGTGGGGTCAGTGAGCCGTTCAGCCGCGCCAAGGTCGTCGCGGGCGTCCGGAAGGCGTGTCAGGGACGGCCGGTGGACGCGGATGCGTTGGCCGTACTGGCTCAGAAGGTCGAGGAGGCGGTCCGGGCACGGGGCGCCGCCGAGGTCGCGTCGCACGAGGTCGGCCTGGCCATCCTCGGTCCGCTGCGCGAGCTCGACGAGGTGGCCTACATCCGGTTCGCCAGCGTCTACCGCTCGTTCGCCTCGTTGGAGGACTTCGAGGCGGAGATCGCCGCGCTCCGGGAGAACCGGCCCGCGGCCGACAGCGAAGCCCTCCGTCCGGTGGTGGACGTGACCGCGTCGCCGCCGATCCCGGCGGGCGCGGGCCCGGCGGAGAAGGTCGACGAGCAGCTCGACCGGCTCGTCGACGCGCAGGCCACCAGCCCCTGAGGGGCGTCGGGTAGCGGCCACACCTGAACGGCCCGGCGACGAGGCCGGGCGATGACGGAGAGGGCGGTTCGGTTCGGGGCGGACCTGAAACGCCCGGAGCCCGAAGCGCAACAGCGGGCGCTCGTGTGCGCTCGAGAAATCGATAGCCGACATAACCCAGGCACTACCGGCGGGCGCGTCGTCAGCGCGCTTTGCCATGCCCACGCGCCGTGGGCCAAGAGTTCTTAGACCGCGAGAATCTTCACGAGGGAACAGGGGACGCCGATGACCGAGACGGTTGGCTCATCAACCGACACCACAGGGGCGAGTCGCGGGGGTGCCGCGCCTACTCCTCGGAGCCAGGGCAAGCGGACTTCCGCGCCATCGGCCGCCAAGGGGCTCGTCGGTAAGGGCCTGACTGTCGAGCGGGTGTTCACCACGGCGGGCGTCCACCCGTACGACGAGGTGACGTGGGAGCGCCGCGACGTCGTCATGACGAACTGGCGGGACGGCAAGGTCAACTTCGAGCAGCGCGGTGTCGAGTTCCCCGACTTCTGGTCTCTGAACTCCACCAACATCGTCACGACCCGGTACTTCCGGGGCGCGCTCGGAACGCCGCAGCGGGAGAACAGCCTCCGGCACCTGATCGACCGGGTCGTCCGGGTGTACCGCAAGGCCGGTCAGGAGCACGGCTACTTCGCCACGCCCGAGGACGCCGAGATCTTCGAGCACGAGCTGGCCTGGATGCTGCTGCACCAGGTGTTCAGCTTCAACTCGCCGGTCTGGTTCAACGTCGGCACCAGCGCACCGCAGCAGGTCTCGGCGTGCTTCATCCTCTCGGTCGACGACGAGATGGACTCGATCCTGAACTGGTACCGGGAGGAGGGCCTGATCTTCAAGGGCGGCTCCGGTGCCGGTCTGAACCTGTCCCGCATCCGGTCGTCCAAGGAGCTGCTGGCCAGCGGCGGCACCGCGTCCGGCCCGGTCAGCTTCATGCGTGGCGCCGACGCCAGCGCCGGGACGATCAAGTCCGGCGGTGCCACCCGCCGGGCCGCGAAGATGGTCGTGCTCGACGTCGACCACCCCGACATCGAGGAGTTCATCGAGACCAAGGCGCGCGAGGAGGACAAGATCCGCGCGCTGCGGGACGCCGGGTTCGACATGGACCTCGGCGGCAAGGACATCAACAGCGTCCAGTACCAGAACGCGAACAACTCGGTCCGCGTCTCGGACGAGTTCATGACGGCGGTCGAGGACGGCGGCGAGTTCCACCTCCGGGCCCGTCTCGACGGCTCGGTGATCGACACGGTCGACGCGAAGAAGCTGTTCCGCAAGATCGCCCAGGCCGCCTGGGAGTGTGCCGACCCGGGCATCCAGTACGACGACACGATCAACGACTGGCACACCACGCCGGAGTCCGGCCGGATCACCGCGTCGAACCCGTGCTCGGAGTACATGCACCTGGACAACTCGTCCTGCAACCTCGCGTCGCTGAACCTGATGCGCTTCCTCCGTCCGGACGGCACGTTCGACGGTCCGACGTTCGTCAAGGCGGTGGAGCTGGTCATCACCGCGATGGACATCTCGATCTGCTTCGCCGACTTCCCGACCGAGCCGATCGCCGACACCACGCGGAAGTTCCGCCAGCTGGGCATCGGCTACGCGAACATCGGCGCGCTGCTGATGGCCACCGCGCACGCGTACGACTCCGACGGTGGCCGCTCGCTCGCCGCCGCGATCACCTCGCTGATGACCGGTGTCGCGTACCGCCGCTCGGCCGAGCTGGCCGGCATCGTCGGCCCGTACGAGGGTTACGCCCGGAACGCCGAGGGCCACCAGCGGGTCATGCGCAAGCACGCTGCCGCCAACGACGCGGTGCGCCCGGTCGGTGCCGACGACGCCGAGGTCCTCAAGCTCGCGACCGCCGAGTGGCAGAACGGCCTGACGATCGGCGCGAAGAACGGCTGGCGCAACGCGCAGGCCTCGGTGCTGGCCCCGACCGGCACGATCGGCCTGATGATGGACTGCGACACCACCGGCATCGAGCCCGACCTGGCCCTGGTCAAGTTCAAGAAGCTCGACGGCGGCGGCTCGATGCAGATCGTCAACCAGACCGTGCCGCAGGCGCTGCGGACGCTGGGGTACCAGGACGAGCAGATCGAGGCGATCGTCGAGCACATCGCGCAGAACGGCCACGTCGTGGACGCTCCCGGCCTGCGCCGCGAGCACTACGAGGTGTTCGACTGCGCGATGGGTGAGCGCTCGATCCGCCCGATGGGCCACGTCCGGATGATGGCCGCGGTGCAGCCGTTCATCTCCGGCGCGATCTCCAAGACCGTCAACCTGCCCGAGTCGGCGACGGTCGAGGACATCGAGAAGGTCTACGCCGAGGGCTGGCGGCTCGGCCTGAAGGCCCTCGCCGTCTACCGCGACAACTGCAAGGTCGGCCAGCCGCTGTCGGTCGGTGGCAAGAAGGCCGACGCCGCGCGGGCCGCCGGCAACGCGCCCGCCGAGGCGCCGGTGCAGACCGTGGTCGAGTACCGGCCCGTGCGCAAGCGTCTGCCGAAGACCCGCCCGAGCACGACCACCTCGTTCTCGGTGGCCGGCGCCGAGGGTTACCTCACCGCGTCGACCTACCCGGACGATGGCCTCGGCGAGGTCTTCCTCAAGCTCGGCAAGCAGGGCTCGACGCTGGCGGGGATCATGGACGCCTTCTCGGTGGCCATCTCGGTCGCGCTGCAGTACGGCGTCCCGCTGGAGCAGTACGTCGAGAAGTTCCGCAACATGCGGTTCGAGCCGGCCGGTATGACCGACGACCCG
This genomic window contains:
- a CDS encoding vitamin B12-dependent ribonucleotide reductase yields the protein MTETVGSSTDTTGASRGGAAPTPRSQGKRTSAPSAAKGLVGKGLTVERVFTTAGVHPYDEVTWERRDVVMTNWRDGKVNFEQRGVEFPDFWSLNSTNIVTTRYFRGALGTPQRENSLRHLIDRVVRVYRKAGQEHGYFATPEDAEIFEHELAWMLLHQVFSFNSPVWFNVGTSAPQQVSACFILSVDDEMDSILNWYREEGLIFKGGSGAGLNLSRIRSSKELLASGGTASGPVSFMRGADASAGTIKSGGATRRAAKMVVLDVDHPDIEEFIETKAREEDKIRALRDAGFDMDLGGKDINSVQYQNANNSVRVSDEFMTAVEDGGEFHLRARLDGSVIDTVDAKKLFRKIAQAAWECADPGIQYDDTINDWHTTPESGRITASNPCSEYMHLDNSSCNLASLNLMRFLRPDGTFDGPTFVKAVELVITAMDISICFADFPTEPIADTTRKFRQLGIGYANIGALLMATAHAYDSDGGRSLAAAITSLMTGVAYRRSAELAGIVGPYEGYARNAEGHQRVMRKHAAANDAVRPVGADDAEVLKLATAEWQNGLTIGAKNGWRNAQASVLAPTGTIGLMMDCDTTGIEPDLALVKFKKLDGGGSMQIVNQTVPQALRTLGYQDEQIEAIVEHIAQNGHVVDAPGLRREHYEVFDCAMGERSIRPMGHVRMMAAVQPFISGAISKTVNLPESATVEDIEKVYAEGWRLGLKALAVYRDNCKVGQPLSVGGKKADAARAAGNAPAEAPVQTVVEYRPVRKRLPKTRPSTTTSFSVAGAEGYLTASTYPDDGLGEVFLKLGKQGSTLAGIMDAFSVAISVALQYGVPLEQYVEKFRNMRFEPAGMTDDPDIRIASSVIDYIFRRLALDHLPKETRAEMGILTNSERAAELDGASNDDVDIAGMAVSAPREAPAPKKAAEPAPAPRDLSSAHSSTELLELVQGTAADAPLCLTCGVKMRPAGSCFVCEGCGSTSGCS
- a CDS encoding LysM peptidoglycan-binding domain-containing protein — encoded protein: MPTLSDVPNPPGEAAESDPFEQALRVGAGRSPVRAVVSGGRARRSRRSARAATPCPSPAGEGAPRLPRQRSGRCRSGAGVGLSEMVADDTAASGPVPRARGGAGEGGLPERRRPAPCGTHSGPPPLRLTRRGRALVRSVVLLGVVLMAFAVSVSARTDGVTPVSSRSMIVTERDTLWTIADEIAPERPRSATMADIRELNDMSDSTVRVGERLLLPAY
- the hflX gene encoding GTPase HflX — protein: MSPSTTARRAGALGDSAIRLRPELSPEPVADEDFDVFDGDQLDREDRQALRRVAGLSTELTDITEVEYRQLRLERVVLVGVWTEGSAEDADNSMAELAALAETAGSQVLEGLMQRRDRPDPATYIGSGKAAELREVVLATGADTVICDGELSPAQLTALEKVVKVKVIDRTALILDIFAQHARSREGRAQVSLAQMEYMLPRLRGWGQSMSRQAGGAGGGAGGGVGTRGPGETKIETDRRRIRERMSKLRREIKGMKQARDTKRSQRRRNAVPSVAIAGYTNAGKSSLLNRLTGAGVLVENALFATLDPTTRRTQAADGREYTLSDTVGFVRHLPHQLVEAFRSTLEEVADADLLLHVVDGSHPDPLSQVNAVREVLADIEAGQVPELLVVNKADAADPEALLRLRQALPGALVVSAHTGEGIEELRAAVEDLLPRPALELRVRLPYDQGGLVSRIHAEGEVLSSKHTTDGTELHVRVHPGLASALQPYAGTAQSA
- a CDS encoding B12-binding domain-containing radical SAM protein; the protein is MDAGEQQRVAGDVPRRRLRVALVYVGQPESELRPVMSPPIGPQLLGTLLLEHGADVELFDSRLQPADVLVAAVDDFDPHLVGFSYLSPNAAEAVALARAVRQPGRVVIAGGVHASIHTEATVATGAFDCVVRREGESAILDLYDRVVAGETLPPVVEGTPWPDMDVLPPYADFDCYRGVYADSDGYRPVYLQLGRGCPMQCTFCELPNRAVFEPPRRRFRTVDRVMAELHEYVRRWGVDFVTIADPIATLNLPLLTGVVRRMDAELPHVGLMFNGHVNRFNRALAECLGEAQAGRDREGQRITVWFGFESGSQRLLDFMRKRTSVADGVAVAQLCREHDVQVGANLLLGVPTETDEDYAAHHTFMDAVAPTFPNPNILNPLPGTEMYDYCAARGLLRDPADYSIWRDVDIAERGAGPVLGIDYDRVLATYRHYRDEPAPDTEGRYQSWAAAE
- the lexA gene encoding transcriptional repressor LexA — its product is MAPTAGSTPSADTAPAAPRRRGRRSTTTAGTPLSPRQRRILEVIRDSVETRGYPPSVREIGEAVGLTSPSSVAYQLQALQEKGLLRRDPNRPRAVDIRTPGAASAGRDTVVEIGGGPGSTAGGTAPADSDGRPAPVNVPVLGRIAAGGPILAEQAVEDVFPLPREIVGDGNLFLLRVVGDSMVEAAICDGDWVVVRQQPDADSGDIVAAMLDGEATVKRLRRRDGQVWLVPHNAAYEPIPGDEATILGRVVTVLRRL